In Brachyhypopomus gauderio isolate BG-103 chromosome 11, BGAUD_0.2, whole genome shotgun sequence, a single genomic region encodes these proteins:
- the cyfip2 gene encoding cytoplasmic FMR1-interacting protein 2 isoform X2 — protein sequence MTTHVTLEDALSNVDLLEELPLPDQQPCIEPPPSSIMYQANFDTNFEDRNAFVTGIARYIEQATVHSSMNEMLEEGHEYAVMLYTWRSCSRAIPQVKCNEQPNRVEIYEKTVEVLEPEVTKLMKFMYFQRKAIERFCGEVKRLCHAERRKDFVSEAYLLTLGKFINMFAVLDELKNMKCSVKNDHSAYKRAAQFLRKMADPQSIQESQNLSMFLANHNRITQCLHQQLEVIPGYEELLADIVNICVDYYENKMYLTPSEKHMLLKVMGFGLYLMDGNVSNIYKLDAKKRINLSKIDKFFKLQVVPLFGDMQIELSRYIETSAHYEENKSKWTCTQSSISPQYNLCEQMVQIRDDHIRFISELARYSNSEVVTGSGLDSQKSDEEYRELFDLALRGLQLLSKWSTHVMEVYSWKLVHPTDKFCNKDCPGTAEEYERATRYNYTSEEKFALVEVIAMIKGLQVLMGRMESVFNQAIRNTIYAALQDFAQVTLREPLRQAVRKKKNVLISVLQAIRKTICDWEGGREPPNDPCLRGEKDPKGGFDIKVPRRAVGPSSTQLYMVRTMLESLIADKSGSKKTLRSSLDGPIVQAIEDFHKQSFFYTHLLNFSEALQQCCDLSQLWFREFFLELTMGRRIQFPIEMSMPWILTDHILETKEPSMMEYVLYPLDLYNDSGYYALTKFKKQFLYDEIEAEVNLCFDQFVYKLADQIFAYYKAMAGSVLLDKRFRAECKNYGVIIPYPPSNRYETLLKQRHVQLLGRSIDLNRLITQRISAAMYKSLDHAISRFESEDLTSIVELEWLLEINRLTHRLLSKHMTLDSFDAMFREANHNVSAPYGRITLHVFWELNFDFLPNYCYNGSTNRFVRTAIPFTQEPQRDKPANVQPYYLYGSKPLNIAYSHIYSSYRNFVGPPHFKTICRLLGYQGIAVVMEELLKIVKSLLQGTILQYVKTLIEVMPKICRLPRHEYGSPGILEFFHHQLKDIIEYAELKTDVFQSLREVGNAVLFCLLIEQALVVRNQV from the exons ATGACAACACACGTGACCCTGGAGGATGCCCTGTCCAACGTGGACCTGCTGGAGGAGCTGCCCCTCCCTGACCAGCAGCCATGCATCGAGCCCCCGCCCTCCTCCATCATGTACCAG GCCAATTTTGACACCAACTTTGAGGACAGAAACGCATTTGTGACCGGCATCGCCCGATACATCGAGCAGGCCACAGTCCACTCCAGCATG AATGAGATGCTAGAGGAGGGGCATGAATACGCCGTCATGCTGTACACCTGGAGGAGCTGCTCCCGCGCCATACCACAG GTGAAGTGCAATGAGCAGCCCAACAGAGTGGAGATCTATGAGAAGACTGTGGAGGTACTGGAGCCTGAGGTCACCAAGCTTATGAAGTTCATGTACTTCCAG CGTAAGGCCATCGAGCGCTTCTGCGGCGAGGTGAAGCGGTTGTGTCACGCTGAGCGCAGGAAGGACTTCGTGTCCGAGGCGTACCTGCTCACGCTGGGAAAGTTCATCAACATGTTCGCCGTGCTGGACGAGCTGAAGAACATGAAGTGTAGCGTGAAGAACGACCACTCCGCCTACAAACG GGCCGCTCAGTTCCTCAGGAAGATGGCGGATCCCCAGTCCATCCAGGAGTCCCAGAATCTCTCCATGTTCCTGGCCAACCACAACAGGATCACACAG TGTCTGCACCAGCAGCTGGAGGTGATTCCTGGCTATGAGGAGCTCCTCGCCGACATCGTCAACATCTGCGTGGACTACTACGAGAACAAGATGTACCTGACCCCCAGCGAGAAGCACATGTTGCTCAAG GTCATGGGGTTTGGGCTTTATCTGATGGACGGAAATGTGAGTAACATCTACAAACTGGATGCCAAGAAGAGGATCAACCTCAGCAAAATCGACAAGTTCTTCAAG CTTCAGGTGGTTCCGCTCTTTGGCGATATGCAGATTGAGCTGTCGCGATACATCGAGACGAGTGCTCACTACGAGGAGAACAAATCAAA GTGGACCTGCACACAGAGCAGCATCAGCCCCCAGTACAACCTGTGTGAGCAGATGGTGCAGATCCGTGACGACCACATCCGCTTCATCTCCGAGCTGGCGCGCTATAGCAACAGCGAGGTGGTGACGGGCTCGGGCCTGGACAGCCAGAAGTCAGATGAGGAGTACAGGGAGTTGTTCGACCTGGCCCTCAGGGGCCTGCAGCTGCTCTCTAAGTGGAGCACACATGTCATGgaagtg tACTCGTGGAAACTCGTGCATCCCACCGACAAGTTCTGCAACAAGGACTGTCCCGGCACGGCGGAGGAATACGAGCGCGCCACGCGCTACAACTACACCAGTGAGGAGAAGTTTGCCCTGGTGGAGGTGATCGCCATGATCAAGGGTCTGCAGGTCCTCATGGGCCGCATGGAGAGCGTCTTCAACCAGGCCATCAGGAACACCATCTACGCCGCGCTGCAGGACTTCGCCCAGGTCACCCTGCGGGAACCTCTCCGGCAGGCCGTACGCAAGAAGAAGAATGTCCTCATCAG TGTCCTTCAAGCCATTCGGAAGACCATCTGTGACtgggagggaggcagagagccTCCCAACGACCCCTGTCTGAGGGGCGAGAAGGACCCCAAAGGAGGCTTTGACATCAAAGTGCCCCGCCGTGCTGTGGGACCCTCCAGCACACAG CTCTACATGGTGCGAACCATGTTGGAGTCTCTGATCGCAGACAAGAGCGGCTCGAAGAAGACCCTACGCAGCAGTCTGGACGGCCCCATCGTCCAAGCCATCGAGGACTTCCACAAACAGTCTTTCTTCTACACTCATCTCCTCAACTTCAGCG AAGCCCTGCAGCAGTGCTGTGATCTGTCCCAGCTGTGGTTCAGGGAGTTCTTCCTGGAGCTGACCATGGGTCGCCGGATTCAGTTCCCCATTGAGATGTCCATGCCCTGGATACTCACCGACCACATCCTGGAGACCAAAGAGCCTTCCATGATGGA ATATGTGTTGTACCCTTTGGATCTGTATAATGACAGTGGATACTACGCCCTTACGAAGTTCAAGAAACAGTTCCTGTACGATGAGATTGAGGCTGAG GTGAACCTTTGCTTTGACCAGTTCGTCTACAAACTGGCGGATCAGATATTTGCGTACTACAAAGCGATGGCAGGAAG TGTCCTCCTGGACAAGCGATTCCGGGCTGAGTGTAAAAACTACGGCGTGATTATTCCCTACCCGCCCTCCAACCGCTACGAGACGCTGCTGAAACAGAGACACGTGCAG CTACTAGGGCGCTCCATTGACCTGAATAGGCTAATCACACAGAGGATCTCTGCAGCCATGTACAAATCTCTTGACCACGCCATCAGCCGCTTCGAGAGTGAAGACCTCACGTCCATAGTG gaaCTTGAGTGGTTGCTGGAGATAAATCGACTGACTCATCGTCTGCTGTCCAAGCACATGACCCTGGACAGCTTCGACGCTATGTTCCGGGAGGCCAACCACAACGTGTCGGCCCCCTACGGACGAATCACGCTGCATGTGTTCTGGGAGCTCAACTTTGACTTCCTGCCAAACTACTGCTACAACGGCTCAACCAACAG GTTCGTGCGCACAGCTATCCCCTTTACCCAGGAGCCTCAGCGGGATAAACCTGCCAACGTTCAGCCTTACTACCTGTATGGCTCTAAG CCGCTGAACATTGCATACTCCCACATCTACAGCTCCTACAGGAACTTTGTGGGTCCCCCGCATTTCAAAACCATCTGCCGTCTCCTTGGTTACCAGGGCATCGCCgtggtgatggaggagctgCTAAAGATAGTCAAGAGCTTG CTCCAAGGCACCATTCTGCAGTACGTGAAGACCCTCATAGAGGTCATGCCCAAGATCTGCCGTCTGCCCCGGCACGAGTACGGCTCGCCAG GTATCCTGGAGTTCTTCCATCACCAGCTGAAGGATATTATTGAATATGCTGAGCTGAAGACAGACGTGTTTCAGAGTTTGCGAGAGGTTGGCAACGCCGTCCTCTTCTGCCTCCTCATCGAACAAGCTTTG GTGGTAAGGAACCAGGTGTAA
- the cyfip2 gene encoding cytoplasmic FMR1-interacting protein 2 isoform X1, with translation MTTHVTLEDALSNVDLLEELPLPDQQPCIEPPPSSIMYQANFDTNFEDRNAFVTGIARYIEQATVHSSMNEMLEEGHEYAVMLYTWRSCSRAIPQVKCNEQPNRVEIYEKTVEVLEPEVTKLMKFMYFQRKAIERFCGEVKRLCHAERRKDFVSEAYLLTLGKFINMFAVLDELKNMKCSVKNDHSAYKRAAQFLRKMADPQSIQESQNLSMFLANHNRITQCLHQQLEVIPGYEELLADIVNICVDYYENKMYLTPSEKHMLLKVMGFGLYLMDGNVSNIYKLDAKKRINLSKIDKFFKLQVVPLFGDMQIELSRYIETSAHYEENKSKWTCTQSSISPQYNLCEQMVQIRDDHIRFISELARYSNSEVVTGSGLDSQKSDEEYRELFDLALRGLQLLSKWSTHVMEVYSWKLVHPTDKFCNKDCPGTAEEYERATRYNYTSEEKFALVEVIAMIKGLQVLMGRMESVFNQAIRNTIYAALQDFAQVTLREPLRQAVRKKKNVLISVLQAIRKTICDWEGGREPPNDPCLRGEKDPKGGFDIKVPRRAVGPSSTQLYMVRTMLESLIADKSGSKKTLRSSLDGPIVQAIEDFHKQSFFYTHLLNFSEALQQCCDLSQLWFREFFLELTMGRRIQFPIEMSMPWILTDHILETKEPSMMEYVLYPLDLYNDSGYYALTKFKKQFLYDEIEAEVNLCFDQFVYKLADQIFAYYKAMAGSVLLDKRFRAECKNYGVIIPYPPSNRYETLLKQRHVQLLGRSIDLNRLITQRISAAMYKSLDHAISRFESEDLTSIVELEWLLEINRLTHRLLSKHMTLDSFDAMFREANHNVSAPYGRITLHVFWELNFDFLPNYCYNGSTNRFVRTAIPFTQEPQRDKPANVQPYYLYGSKPLNIAYSHIYSSYRNFVGPPHFKTICRLLGYQGIAVVMEELLKIVKSLLQGTILQYVKTLIEVMPKICRLPRHEYGSPGILEFFHHQLKDIIEYAELKTDVFQSLREVGNAVLFCLLIEQALSQEEVCDLLHAAPFQNILPRVYIKEGERLEVRMKRLEAKYAPLHLVPLIERLGTPQQIAIAREGDLLTKERLCCGLSMFEVILTRIRSFLQDGVWRGPPPTNGVMHVDECMEFHRLWSAMQFVYCIPVGTHEFTAEQCFGDGLNWAGCAIIVLLGQQRRFDLFDFCYHLLKVQRQDGKDEIIKNVPLKKMADRIRKYQILNNEIFAILNKYMKAVETDSSTVEHVRCFQPPIHQSLATTC, from the exons ATGACAACACACGTGACCCTGGAGGATGCCCTGTCCAACGTGGACCTGCTGGAGGAGCTGCCCCTCCCTGACCAGCAGCCATGCATCGAGCCCCCGCCCTCCTCCATCATGTACCAG GCCAATTTTGACACCAACTTTGAGGACAGAAACGCATTTGTGACCGGCATCGCCCGATACATCGAGCAGGCCACAGTCCACTCCAGCATG AATGAGATGCTAGAGGAGGGGCATGAATACGCCGTCATGCTGTACACCTGGAGGAGCTGCTCCCGCGCCATACCACAG GTGAAGTGCAATGAGCAGCCCAACAGAGTGGAGATCTATGAGAAGACTGTGGAGGTACTGGAGCCTGAGGTCACCAAGCTTATGAAGTTCATGTACTTCCAG CGTAAGGCCATCGAGCGCTTCTGCGGCGAGGTGAAGCGGTTGTGTCACGCTGAGCGCAGGAAGGACTTCGTGTCCGAGGCGTACCTGCTCACGCTGGGAAAGTTCATCAACATGTTCGCCGTGCTGGACGAGCTGAAGAACATGAAGTGTAGCGTGAAGAACGACCACTCCGCCTACAAACG GGCCGCTCAGTTCCTCAGGAAGATGGCGGATCCCCAGTCCATCCAGGAGTCCCAGAATCTCTCCATGTTCCTGGCCAACCACAACAGGATCACACAG TGTCTGCACCAGCAGCTGGAGGTGATTCCTGGCTATGAGGAGCTCCTCGCCGACATCGTCAACATCTGCGTGGACTACTACGAGAACAAGATGTACCTGACCCCCAGCGAGAAGCACATGTTGCTCAAG GTCATGGGGTTTGGGCTTTATCTGATGGACGGAAATGTGAGTAACATCTACAAACTGGATGCCAAGAAGAGGATCAACCTCAGCAAAATCGACAAGTTCTTCAAG CTTCAGGTGGTTCCGCTCTTTGGCGATATGCAGATTGAGCTGTCGCGATACATCGAGACGAGTGCTCACTACGAGGAGAACAAATCAAA GTGGACCTGCACACAGAGCAGCATCAGCCCCCAGTACAACCTGTGTGAGCAGATGGTGCAGATCCGTGACGACCACATCCGCTTCATCTCCGAGCTGGCGCGCTATAGCAACAGCGAGGTGGTGACGGGCTCGGGCCTGGACAGCCAGAAGTCAGATGAGGAGTACAGGGAGTTGTTCGACCTGGCCCTCAGGGGCCTGCAGCTGCTCTCTAAGTGGAGCACACATGTCATGgaagtg tACTCGTGGAAACTCGTGCATCCCACCGACAAGTTCTGCAACAAGGACTGTCCCGGCACGGCGGAGGAATACGAGCGCGCCACGCGCTACAACTACACCAGTGAGGAGAAGTTTGCCCTGGTGGAGGTGATCGCCATGATCAAGGGTCTGCAGGTCCTCATGGGCCGCATGGAGAGCGTCTTCAACCAGGCCATCAGGAACACCATCTACGCCGCGCTGCAGGACTTCGCCCAGGTCACCCTGCGGGAACCTCTCCGGCAGGCCGTACGCAAGAAGAAGAATGTCCTCATCAG TGTCCTTCAAGCCATTCGGAAGACCATCTGTGACtgggagggaggcagagagccTCCCAACGACCCCTGTCTGAGGGGCGAGAAGGACCCCAAAGGAGGCTTTGACATCAAAGTGCCCCGCCGTGCTGTGGGACCCTCCAGCACACAG CTCTACATGGTGCGAACCATGTTGGAGTCTCTGATCGCAGACAAGAGCGGCTCGAAGAAGACCCTACGCAGCAGTCTGGACGGCCCCATCGTCCAAGCCATCGAGGACTTCCACAAACAGTCTTTCTTCTACACTCATCTCCTCAACTTCAGCG AAGCCCTGCAGCAGTGCTGTGATCTGTCCCAGCTGTGGTTCAGGGAGTTCTTCCTGGAGCTGACCATGGGTCGCCGGATTCAGTTCCCCATTGAGATGTCCATGCCCTGGATACTCACCGACCACATCCTGGAGACCAAAGAGCCTTCCATGATGGA ATATGTGTTGTACCCTTTGGATCTGTATAATGACAGTGGATACTACGCCCTTACGAAGTTCAAGAAACAGTTCCTGTACGATGAGATTGAGGCTGAG GTGAACCTTTGCTTTGACCAGTTCGTCTACAAACTGGCGGATCAGATATTTGCGTACTACAAAGCGATGGCAGGAAG TGTCCTCCTGGACAAGCGATTCCGGGCTGAGTGTAAAAACTACGGCGTGATTATTCCCTACCCGCCCTCCAACCGCTACGAGACGCTGCTGAAACAGAGACACGTGCAG CTACTAGGGCGCTCCATTGACCTGAATAGGCTAATCACACAGAGGATCTCTGCAGCCATGTACAAATCTCTTGACCACGCCATCAGCCGCTTCGAGAGTGAAGACCTCACGTCCATAGTG gaaCTTGAGTGGTTGCTGGAGATAAATCGACTGACTCATCGTCTGCTGTCCAAGCACATGACCCTGGACAGCTTCGACGCTATGTTCCGGGAGGCCAACCACAACGTGTCGGCCCCCTACGGACGAATCACGCTGCATGTGTTCTGGGAGCTCAACTTTGACTTCCTGCCAAACTACTGCTACAACGGCTCAACCAACAG GTTCGTGCGCACAGCTATCCCCTTTACCCAGGAGCCTCAGCGGGATAAACCTGCCAACGTTCAGCCTTACTACCTGTATGGCTCTAAG CCGCTGAACATTGCATACTCCCACATCTACAGCTCCTACAGGAACTTTGTGGGTCCCCCGCATTTCAAAACCATCTGCCGTCTCCTTGGTTACCAGGGCATCGCCgtggtgatggaggagctgCTAAAGATAGTCAAGAGCTTG CTCCAAGGCACCATTCTGCAGTACGTGAAGACCCTCATAGAGGTCATGCCCAAGATCTGCCGTCTGCCCCGGCACGAGTACGGCTCGCCAG GTATCCTGGAGTTCTTCCATCACCAGCTGAAGGATATTATTGAATATGCTGAGCTGAAGACAGACGTGTTTCAGAGTTTGCGAGAGGTTGGCAACGCCGTCCTCTTCTGCCTCCTCATCGAACAAGCTTTG TCCCAGGAGGAAGTGTGTGACCTGCTCCACGCGGCCCCATTCCAGAACATTCTCCCCAGAGTCTACATCAAAG agggagagaggttggAGGTGAGGATGAAGAGGCTGGAGGCCAAATACGCCCCTCTGCACTTGGTCCCCCTCATCGAGCGACTCGGTActccacag CAAATCGCCATTGCGCGCGAGGGGGACCTGCTGACCAAGGAGCGTCTGTGCTGCGGTCTGTCCATGTTCGAGGTCATCCTGACGCGCATTCGCAGCTTCCTGCAGGACGGCGTGTGGCGTGGACCTCCGCCCACCAACGGCGTCATGCACGTGGACGAGTGTATGGAGTTCCACCGCCTCTGGAGCGCCATGCAGTTCGTGTACTGTATCCCCGTGGGCACGCACGAGTTCACCGCAGA
- the itk gene encoding tyrosine-protein kinase ITK/TSK, giving the protein MYPRVILKATLYKKSQQKRRTSPCNYKERYFVLNTEELTYSERRPGKKPIEKGCIKLSDITCVEVVRSNVPIPCEFKYPFQVVYDSYYLYVFAPDNDCRLKWVRALKEVTKHNEVSLYYHPDFWGDGRWRCCDRPQKQSAGCSEYFPSECASKKPLPPTPDPQRRVSTSEDRIVVALKNFVPQEDTDIPLHKDEEYVVIDSSEPNWWRVKDRDGNIGTVPFLYITEKHSKDSFKSFKSIEDYEWYNKDIARAEAEALLMKEDKEGAFMVRDSRQAGVYTVSVFTKAPGSNGEKNPRIKHYLIRETEKSLFYLAEKYLFPSIPELIHYHQHNAAGLITRLRYCVSLDTGNGPRMKELTSERWELNAEEITQGEELGSGQFGLVFKGLWQGQAVAIKTIREDAMSEEEFKEEAEIMTKLSHPKLVQLYGVCTQRSPICLVTEFLENGCLTDFLRSQRGQLSQKTLLGMCLDISEAMAYLESSNFIHRDLAARNCLVSKDLVVKVSDFGMTRYVLDDQYRSFTTKFPVKWSSPEVIKFSKFSSKSDVWSYGVLMWEVYSEGKLPYEYRSNMEVVESLNAGQRLLKPRLCPETVYQLMQWCWKEKPEDRPSFALLFHDLASLDDPMSPGHFQL; this is encoded by the exons ATGTACCCACGGGTTATTCTTAAAGCTACTTTATATAAGAAATCTCAGCAAAAACGACGGACTTCGCCTTGCAATTATAAGGAACGGTATTTTGTGTTAAACACTGAGGAGTTGACGTATTCTGAACGTCGCCCTGGG AAAAAGCCCATTGAGAAGGGCTGCATCAAACTGTCCGACATCACATGTGTGGAGGTAGTGCGCAGTAACGTCCCCATACCCTGTGAATTCAAGTATCCTTTCCAG GTTGTCTATGACAGCTACTATCTTTATGTGTTTGCACCAGACAATGATTGTCGGTTAAAGTGGGTGAGAGCACTTAAAGAAG TAACAAAACACAACGAAGTATCTCTGTACTACCACCCTGATTTCTGGGGAGATGGTAGATGGAGATGTTGTGACCGGCCACAGAAGCAGTCGGCTGGCTGCAGTGAATACTTCCCCAGTGAGTGTG CGTCTAAAAAGCCTCTCCCTCCAACACCAGACCCACAG CGTCGGGTCAGCACGTCAGAGGACAGGATTGTGGTGGCTCTGAAGAACTTCGTTCCTCAAGAAGATACAGACATTCCACTGCACAAGGATGAAGAGTACGTTGTGATTGACAGTTCAGAGCCCAACTGGTGGAGAGTCAAGGACAGAGACGG aaATATTGGAACTGTGCCTTTTTTGTACATTACAGAGAAACATTCAAAGGATTCGTTCAAATCATTCAAAAGCATTGAAGATTATGA ATGGTATAACAAGGATATAGCCCGCGCAGAGGCTGAGGCATTGCTAATGAAAGAG GACAAGGAGGGGGCTTTCATGGTGCGTGACTCTCGACAAGCAGGTGTCTACACGGTGTCCGTATTTACCAAAGCCCCAGG ATCGAATGGGGAGAAAAATCCCAGGATCAAGCATTATTTgatcagagagacagaaaagtcCTTGTTTTACCTGGCTGAAAAATACCTGTTCCCCAGTATTCCAGAACTCATCCATTATCACCAGCACAACGCAGCAG GTCTGATTACCAGGCTGAGGTACTGTGTCTCCCTGGACACAGGGAACGGTCCCAGGATGAAGGAGCTTACATCAG AGAGGTGGGAGCTGAATGCTGAGGAGATAACCCAGGGTGAGGAGCTGGGGAGTGGGCAGTTCGGCCTGGTGTTTAAAGGTCTCTGGCAAGGTCAGGCCGTTGCCATAAAAACCATCCGTGAAGATGCCatgtcagaagaagagtttaAGGAGGAGGCAGAAATCATGAC GAAACTCTCCCATCCAAAGTTGGTGCAGCTGTATGGTGTGTGCACCCAGCGTTCTCCAATATGTCTGGTGACTGAGTTCCTGGAGAACGGATGCCTGACCGACTTCCTGCGCTCCCAGAGAGGCCAACTTTCCCAGAAGACCTTGCTAGGGATGTGCCTGGATATTAGCGAGGCAATGGCTTACTTGGAGAGCTCGAATTTTATTCACAGAGACCTG GCTGCAAGAAACTGTCTGGTTTCAAAAGATCTCGTAGTGAAGGTCTCCGATTTTGGGATGACAAG GTATGTGCTTGATGACCAGTACAGGAGCTTCACCACCAAATTCCCCGTGAAGTGGTCATCTCCAGAGGTGATTAAGTTCAGCAAGTTCAGCAGCAAGTCAGATGTGTGGTCATATG GTGTCTTGATGTGGGAGGTGTACAGTGAAGGCAAACTGCCCTACGAGTATCGTTCCAACATGGAGGTGGTAGAGTCCCTGAACGCAGGCCAGAGGTTGTTGAAGCCTCGTCTCTGTCCAGAAACGGTTTACCAACTGATGCAGTGGTGTTGGAAAGAG AAACCTGAGGACAGGCCTTCGTTTGCTCTGCTGTTCCACGATCTGGCATCTCTGGACGACCCCATGAGCCCTGGTCACTTTCAGCTTTAA